A single region of the Rhizobium sp. ARZ01 genome encodes:
- a CDS encoding NifU family protein produces MFIQTETTPNPATLKFLPGKVVLEQGTAEFRDETDAATASPLAARLFAVPGVTGVFFGYDFITVTKDNADWQHLKPAILGTIMEHFMSGQPVLAGGALASEENEEGEFYDEGDEAIVATIKELLATRVRPAVAQDGGDITFKGYRDGRVYLNMKGACSGCPSSTATLKHGVQKLLHHFVPEVQEVEAVM; encoded by the coding sequence ATGTTCATCCAGACTGAAACCACGCCGAACCCGGCGACCCTGAAGTTCCTGCCCGGCAAGGTCGTGTTGGAGCAGGGTACGGCCGAGTTTCGCGACGAGACGGATGCGGCGACAGCATCGCCGCTTGCCGCCCGCCTCTTCGCCGTGCCCGGCGTCACCGGTGTTTTCTTCGGCTATGACTTCATCACGGTCACCAAGGACAACGCGGACTGGCAGCATCTGAAGCCGGCAATCCTCGGCACGATCATGGAGCACTTCATGTCCGGGCAGCCGGTTCTTGCCGGTGGCGCGTTGGCAAGCGAGGAGAACGAGGAAGGCGAGTTCTACGACGAAGGCGACGAGGCAATCGTCGCGACGATCAAGGAACTGCTTGCTACCCGCGTCCGTCCGGCGGTTGCGCAGGATGGCGGCGATATCACATTCAAGGGTTATCGCGACGGCCGCGTCTATCTCAACATGAAGGGCGCCTGCTCAGGCTGCCCGTCGTCCACAGCCACGCTGAAGCACGGTGTGCAGAAGCTGTTGCACCATTTCGTACCGGAAGTGCAGGAAGTTGAAGCTGTCATGTGA